The following proteins come from a genomic window of Malus domestica chromosome 02, GDT2T_hap1:
- the LOC139191984 gene encoding putative disease resistance protein At3g14460, which translates to MIPKFAYLETLNISCSCDSLTSFPLGLFPQLKNLSIWSCVNLESLSFEAVEGEISHLKSLSVFGCKNLKSLPKQLHAFNDLRELRISALPNLESVAEEGLPLNLEVFEVCYCDKLKPSAKWRLEESFLRQFSIGGRGSEDLFRTLLKEKLLPTTLENLYIYGLPSLKSFDGKGLQHLTSLKRLQIHCCDNLEFLPEEGLPISLSFLSIERCPSLKKRYQNKRGDDWSKIAGIPCIKIDEKVII; encoded by the coding sequence ATGATACCGAAATTTGCCTACCTTGAAACTCTAAATATATCTTGTAGCTGTGATTCACTAACGTCCTTCCCGTTGGGCCTTTTTCCCCAACTGAAGAATCTTTCAATCTGGAGCTGTGTGAATCTTGAATCTCTTTCCTTTGAAGCAGTTGAAGGAGAAATCAGCCATCTCAAATCCCTTTCAGTCTTCGGATGCAAAAATTTGAAGTCATTGCCCAAACAACTTCACGCCTTCAATGACCTTCGGGAATTGAGAATATCCGCTCTTCCAAACCTTGAGTCAGTTGCAGAAGAGGGTTTGCCTCTCAATTTAGAAGTCTTTGAAGTCTGTTATTGTGATAAACTCAAGCCTTCAGCAAAGTGGAGATTGGAAGAAAGCTTTCTTCGACAGTTTTCAATTGGTGGGAGGGGAAGCGAGGATCTCTTCCGGACGTTGCTGAAGGAAAAGCTGCTCCCTACTACTCTTGAAAATCTCTACATCTATGGACTACCTAGTCTTAAATCTTTTGACGGGAAGGGACTTCAGCACCTTACTTCTCTAAAGAGGCTACAAATTCATTGTTGTGATAATCTTGAATTCCTTCCAGAAGAGGGGCTGCCaatatctctttcttttctAAGCATTGAACGGTGTCCTTCCCTGAAGAAAAGGTATCAGAATAAAAGAGGGGACGACTGGTCCAAGATAGCTGGCATTCCTTGCATAAAGATTGATGAGAAAGTGATCATATGA
- the LOC139193946 gene encoding pentatricopeptide repeat-containing protein At2g33680 → MSLTSQLPSQYRPLFAAVTQYARQKDLQKGRSLHAHLIKAGSISCVYIANAVVNLYSKCGDLPGAHLVFDAIPDKDVVSWNSLINGYSQQGLRASSLVVVELFRRLRAENTFPNAHTFSGVFTAASNVSDVSCGRQVHALATKAASFYDVFVGSSLLNMYCKAGLVLDARKVFDRMLERNSVSWATMISGYAIQRMAGDALALFGKMRRDVENEEESEFVLTSVLSALALPEFVDTGKQIHCLSVKDGLIGFVSVENALVTMYAKCGSLDDALRTFKLSGDKNSITWSAMITGFAQSGDSQKALDLFSHMHFAGVIPSEFTFVGVINACSDIGALEEGRQVHSYSLKMGFEFQIYIMTALVDMYAKCGSVSDARKGFDYLKEPDIVLWTSMIGGYVQNGENEAALSLYCRMQREGMMPNELTMASVLKACSSLSAFEQGKQIHARTVKYGFSLEVPIGSALSTMYAKCGNLEDGNLVFRRMPMRDTVTWNAMISGLSQNGRGIEALQLFEEMRLEDAKPDYVTFVNVLSACSHMGSVERGWIYFKMMSNEFGIAPRVEHYACMVDILSRAGKLDEAKEFIESATIDHGMCLWRILLSASRNYRNYELGAYAGEKLMELGSQESSAYVLLSSIYTSLGRREDVERVRSLMKLRGVSKEPGCSWIELKSQVHVFVVGDEKHPQIENIRHVIRRLLTHMKDEDDQLSSTIF, encoded by the coding sequence ATGAGTCTGACTTCGCAGCTTCCATCTCAGTACCGGCCCCTGTTCGCCGCCGTCACCCAATACGCCCGCCAAAAGGACCTCCAAAAGGGCAGGTCACTCCACGCTCATTTAATCAAAGCCGGTTCCATATCTTGCGTATACATCGCCAACGCCGTCGTCAACCTCTACTCCAAATGCGGCGACTTGCCCGGAGCCCATCTTGTGTTTGACGCCATTCCCGACAAGGACGTCGTCTCCTGGAACTCCCTTATCAATGGCTACTCCCAACAGGGTCTCCGAGCCTCCTCCCTCGTCGTCGTCGAGCTTTTTCGGCGCCTGCGGGCGGAGAACACGTTCCCTAATGCCCACACTTTTTCCGGCGTCTTCACGGCGGCGTCCAATGTGTCGGACGTGTCTTGCGGCCGGCAAGTTCACGCCCTTGCTACCAAAGCTGCCAGCTTTTATGATGTGTTTGTTGGGAGTTCTCTTTTGAATATGTATTGTAAAGCGGGTCTTGTGTTGGATGCACGTAAGGTGTTTGATAGAATGCTCGAGAGGAATTCAGTTTCTTGGGCGACTATGATTTCTGGGTATGCAATACAGCGGATGGCTGGTGATGCGTTGGCGCTTTTCGGGAAGATGCGTAGGGATGTGGAGAATGAAGAAGAGAGTGAATTTGTTTTGACGAGTGTTCTTAGTGCCTTGGCGCTTCCTGAGTTTGTTGATACCGGTAAGCAAATTCATTGTCTTTCAGTGAAAGACGGGTTGATAGGTTTCGTTTCTGTTGAGAATGCGCTTGTAACCATGTATGCGAAATGTGGGAGCTTAGATGATGCACTTAGAACTTTTAAGTTGTCTGGTGATAAGAATTCTATCACATGGTCAGCAATGATAACTGGTTTTGCACAAAGTGGGGATTCCCAAAAGGCTCTGGACTTGTTTTCACATATGCATTTTGCTGGGGTTATCCCGAGTGAGTTCACTTTTGTTGGAGTCATCAATGCTTGTAGTGACATCGGTGCTcttgaagaaggaagacaagTTCATAGCTATTCATTAAAGATGGGTTTCgaattccaaatatatataatgaCAGCTTTGGTTGACATGTATGCCAAATGTGGTAGCGTTAGTGATGCCCGTAAGGGGTTTGACTATTTGAAAGAACCTGATATTGTTCTTTGGACTTCAATGATTGGAGGGTATGTGCAAAATGGGGAGAATGAAGCTGCTTTGAGTTTGTATTGCAGAATGCAGAGGGAGGGAATGATGCCCAATGAACTAACTATGGCTAGTGTCCTCAAAGCATGTTCGAGTCTAAGTGCTTTTGAACAAGGAAAGCAAATCCATGCCCGTACCGTCAAGTATGGGTTCAGTCTTGAAGTACCAATTGGAAGTGCTCTTTCAACTATGTATGCAAAGTGTGGGAATTTGGAAGACGGCAATCTGGTGTTTAGGAGGATGCCAATGAGGGATACAGTAACTTGGAATGCAATGATATCAGGGCTTTCACAAAATGGGAGGGGCATCGAGGCTCTACAGCTCTTTGAGGAGATGCGGTTGGAGGACGCAAAACCGGATTATGTTACATTTGTGAATGTTCTCTCTGCTTGCAGCCATATGGGATCCGTTGAGAGAGGGTGGATATATTTTAAGATGATGTCTAATGAATTTGGCATAGCCCCAAGGGTGGAACATTATGCTTGCATGGTTGACATATTGAGCCGTGCTGGGAAGTTAGATGAAGCCAAAGAGTTCATAGAATCAGCAACTATTGATCATGGTATGTGTTTATGGCGTATTCTATTAAGCGCTTCTCGGAACTATCGTAATTACGAATTGGGAGCCTATGCCGGCGAGAAGTTAATGGAGTTGGGCTCACAAGAATCATCAGCTTATGTGTTGTTGTCAAGCATATATACTTCCTTGGGTAGGAGGGAAGATGTTGAGCGGGTAAGGAGCCTAATGAAACTCAGAGGAGTGAGTAAGGAGCCTGGGTGTAGCTGGATTGAACTGAAGAGTCAGGTTCATGTGTTTGTTGTTGGTGATGAaaagcatccacaaattgaaaaTATACGTCATGTCATCCGAAGGCTACTCACGCATATGAAGGATGAAGATGACCAACTTTCCTCTACCATCTTCTGA
- the LOC103418551 gene encoding uncharacterized protein, with translation MAGSVMGQDFLSASVQGLCDRMASRELRDLFSQGDLDYDSLDRLRGKLSTLCAVLNYVKQQQVTNPAVRDWLGKLRDVVFDVEDLLGEINSTSTAQVLQRPTDGLTTKVLNFLSTSFKLCGNNRGVNCRIEELLQILEHLAEQKDGLHDEMPDLWDERPASSFLFGVDYGSGSSPNNEIYELRHGKKAASAEWPFLFISLCLEILSVACDQASSPSKPRYALFGMLLAIVGVLICVLEFIYKGIKGRVELRRWGKLWWFFYPPPPCYKPLGTVVEISGLIGGIAQCVTSIIQYVYFSQHLDSPFKVSLYPAILVICLITSRLSKDRRWIREGAGAYKLTKSKMVD, from the exons ATGGCTGGATCTGTTATGGGACAAGATTTTCTCTCCGCATCCGTCCAGGGGTTGTGTGACCGGATGGCTTCAAGGGAGTTGCGCGACTTATTCTCCCAAGGGGATCTTGACTACGATTCACTTGACAGATTGAGGGGGAAGCTGTCGACTCTTTGTGCAGTCCTCAACTACGTAAAACAACAGCAAGTGACAAACCCTGCCGTGAGAGACTGGCTCGGAAAGCTTCGAGACGTCGTCTTTGATGTGGAGGACCTACTGGGTGAGATCAACAGTACTAGTACTGCACAAGTTTTACAACGACCAACTGATGGATTAACGACAAAGGTGTTGAACTTCCTCTCTACTTCTTTCAAACTTTGTGGTAATAATCGAGGCGTGAATTGTAGGATTGAAGAGCTATTACAAATCTTAGAACATCTTGCAGAACAGAAAGATGGCTTGCACGACGAAATG CCGGATCTTTGGGATGAGAGACCTGCAAGCTCTTTTCTGTTTGGTGTTGACTACGGATCAGGATCTTCACCCAACAATGAAATTTACGAGCTTAGACACGGGAAAAAG GCTGCTTCAGCAGAATGGCCCTTTTTATTCATTAGCCTCTGCCTAGAGATTTTGTCCGTTGCATGCGATCAGGCTTCCTCTCCAAGTAAGCCCCGGTATGCATTATTTGGTATGTTGCTGGCTATTGTGGGGGTACTCATTTGCGTCTTGGAGTTCAtttacaaaggtataaaaggaAGAGTTGAACTGAGGAGGTGGGGAAAGCTATGGTGGTTTTTTTATCCTCCGCCTCCCTGTTACAAGCCTCTTGGTACCGTCGTTGAAATTTCTGGATTAATCGGTGGCATTGCTCAGTGTGTTACGTCTATAATTCAATACGTCTACTTCTCTCAGCATTTGGATAGTCCTTTCAAAGTCTCCCTTTACCCTGCCATCCTTGTCATATGTTTGATTACTTCAAGATTAAGTAAAGATCGAAGGTGGATTAGAGAAGGGGCAGGTGCCTATAAACTTACAAAGTCCAAAATGGTTGATTAA
- the LOC114823722 gene encoding uncharacterized protein — protein MFKNTFQSGFLSILYSLGSKPLQIWDKEVVDGHIKRPQDEDIQSNVLEIVGSNIQSTYITCPADPSATLSIKLPFLVMIVKNLKKYFTFEIQILDDKNVRRRFRASNFQAVTRVKPYICTMPLRMDDGWNQIQFNLADFTRRAYGTNYVETLRVQVHANCRLRRIYFSDRLYSEEELPPEFKLYLPMQKA, from the exons ATGTTCAAGAATACGTTTCAATCCGGATTTCTATCCATTCTATACAGCCTTGG GAGTAAACCTTTGCAGATTTGGGATAAAGAAG TTGTTGATGGGCATATAAAAAGACCACAGGATGAAGACATACAATCCAATGTTCTTGAAATAGTTGGGTCGAACATCCAGTCAACATACATTACCTGCCCGGCAGACCCATCAGCTACACTGAGTATAAAGCTTCCATTCCTGGTTATGATTGTGAAGAATCTGAAGAAATATTTCACATTTGAGATTCAAATTCTGGATGACAAGAATGTCAGGCGACGTTTTCGAGCTTCCAATTTTCAA gCTGTAACTCGAGTGAAGCCGTATATCTGCACTATGCCGCTGAGGATGGATGATGGCTGGAATCAAATCCAGTTTAATCTGGCTGATTTTACCAGGAGAGCCTATGGAACAAACTATGTGGAGACACTGCGAGTTCAGGTTCATGCAAATTGCCGCCTGAGGAGGATATATTTCTCTGACCGCTTGTACTCCGAAGAGGAACTTCCTCCTGAGTTTAAGTTGTACCTCCCAATGCAG aaagcatga